In Microbacterium foliorum, the following proteins share a genomic window:
- a CDS encoding ferritin-like fold-containing protein translates to MVNWFWKRRTPRRTLTLRSRGDQGAATRVDFAELAPELPRFLGQAAYLQLGYFETLTRLIRATPELSEKESLSRAAGAALTKHRAIVDLIAERGDDPTQLMLPFRENLDAFRRKTIGARPRETLLAVYITAGMLDDFYFALASSYGETGERVAAILAEDDARHEIVAIIQETIDGDGEWRSLLSMWARRLVGDTILVCRSALRQPELAAMSEDRVELVYTELMGAHARRMDAMGLAS, encoded by the coding sequence GTGGTGAACTGGTTCTGGAAGCGTAGGACGCCCCGGCGCACACTGACGTTGCGCAGTCGAGGGGATCAAGGCGCGGCGACGCGTGTCGACTTCGCCGAACTCGCGCCGGAGCTTCCACGATTCCTCGGACAGGCCGCGTACCTGCAGCTGGGGTACTTCGAGACACTCACCCGACTGATCAGGGCGACGCCCGAGCTCTCCGAGAAGGAATCCCTGTCTCGTGCGGCCGGTGCAGCCCTGACGAAGCATCGAGCCATCGTCGACCTGATCGCCGAGCGCGGTGACGATCCGACGCAGCTCATGCTCCCGTTCCGCGAGAATCTCGACGCCTTCCGTCGCAAGACGATCGGGGCGCGTCCACGCGAGACGCTGTTGGCCGTCTACATCACCGCAGGCATGCTGGACGACTTCTACTTCGCCCTCGCCTCGAGCTACGGAGAGACCGGCGAGCGGGTGGCGGCCATCCTCGCTGAGGACGATGCACGCCACGAGATCGTCGCGATCATCCAGGAGACCATCGACGGCGACGGCGAATGGCGGTCGCTGCTCTCGATGTGGGCGCGCCGCCTGGTGGGGGACACGATTCTCGTGTGCCGCTCGGCGCTGCGGCAGCCCGAACTCGCCGCCATGAGCGAAGACCGCGTCGAGCTGGTCTACACCGAGCTCATGGGCGCGCACGCCCGCCGCATGGATGCGATGGGTCTCGCCTCCTAA
- a CDS encoding DUF3107 domain-containing protein, translating into MEIRIGIINTGRELSFETASSADEVRTQVSSALEQNTSHLSFADVKGNSYLVPTANLAYIELGTEESRRVGFFA; encoded by the coding sequence GTGGAAATCCGCATCGGCATCATCAACACCGGCCGCGAGCTCAGCTTCGAGACCGCTTCGAGCGCGGACGAGGTCCGCACGCAGGTCTCCTCGGCTCTCGAGCAGAACACCTCTCACCTGAGCTTCGCCGATGTGAAGGGCAACTCCTACCTGGTTCCGACCGCGAACCTCGCCTACATCGAGCTCGGCACCGAGGAGTCTCGTCGCGTCGGCTTCTTCGCCTGA
- a CDS encoding DEAD/DEAH box helicase, with protein sequence MTTFADLGIDQDIIDALAAKGIIDAFPIQEQTIPLGLPGQDIIGQAKTGTGKTFGFGIPVVQRLGLDPEHGVKALIVVPTRELAVQVYEDIDLLTSNRSTSVVAIYGGKAYEGQIDQLKAGAQIVVGTPGRLIDLAGQRLLDLSNATEVVLDEADKMLDLGFLADIEKIFQKVPAVRHTQLFSATMPGPIVALARRFMSNPIHIRASDPDEGLTQANIKHLVYRAHSLDKDEIIARILQAEGRGKTVIFTRTKRAAQRLVDELSDRGFNVGGVHGDMGQDQRERSMAAFKAGKRDVLVATDVAARGIDVDDVTHVINHTIPDEDKTYLHRVGRTGRAGKTGIAVTFVDWEDLHKWALINRALEFGQPEPTETYSSSPHLFEDLDIPAGTKGRLVSAPKTQSVKTERTPRPERAADVAAEGTDEGGTRRRRRRRGGSTPVGSTFAEGASEAPADGSQSAPSADRSAEGAGTHDGAGKEHHDGKPAPARRRRRRRGGSGGTGAAPVTGA encoded by the coding sequence TTGACAACCTTCGCTGATCTCGGAATCGATCAGGACATCATCGACGCACTCGCCGCCAAGGGCATCATCGACGCCTTCCCCATCCAGGAGCAGACCATCCCCCTCGGCCTTCCCGGCCAGGACATCATCGGCCAGGCCAAGACCGGCACCGGCAAGACCTTCGGATTCGGCATCCCCGTCGTGCAGCGACTGGGGCTCGACCCCGAGCACGGCGTCAAGGCGCTCATCGTCGTTCCCACCCGCGAGCTCGCCGTGCAGGTGTACGAAGACATCGACCTGCTCACGAGCAACCGCTCGACCAGCGTCGTCGCGATCTACGGCGGCAAGGCATACGAGGGTCAGATCGACCAGCTCAAGGCCGGCGCGCAGATCGTCGTCGGCACGCCGGGTCGTCTGATCGACCTCGCCGGCCAGCGCCTGCTCGACCTGTCGAACGCGACCGAGGTCGTCCTCGACGAGGCCGACAAGATGCTCGACCTGGGCTTCCTCGCCGACATCGAGAAGATCTTCCAGAAGGTCCCCGCTGTGAGGCATACTCAGCTGTTCTCGGCCACCATGCCCGGCCCGATCGTCGCGCTCGCTCGTCGATTCATGTCGAACCCGATCCACATCCGTGCCAGCGACCCCGATGAGGGCCTCACCCAGGCGAACATCAAGCACCTCGTCTACCGGGCGCACTCGCTCGACAAGGACGAGATCATCGCCCGCATCCTGCAGGCCGAGGGGCGAGGCAAGACCGTCATCTTCACGCGCACCAAGCGTGCCGCGCAGCGTCTGGTCGACGAGCTCAGCGACCGCGGATTCAACGTCGGCGGCGTGCACGGCGACATGGGCCAGGATCAGCGGGAGCGCTCGATGGCGGCCTTCAAGGCCGGCAAGCGGGATGTGCTGGTCGCGACCGACGTCGCCGCGCGCGGCATCGACGTCGATGACGTCACCCACGTCATCAACCACACGATCCCTGACGAGGACAAGACGTACCTGCACCGCGTCGGCCGCACCGGGCGCGCGGGCAAGACCGGCATCGCCGTGACGTTCGTCGACTGGGAAGACCTGCACAAGTGGGCACTGATCAACCGGGCCCTCGAGTTCGGCCAGCCCGAACCCACCGAGACGTACTCGTCGAGCCCGCACCTGTTCGAAGACCTCGACATCCCCGCCGGCACGAAGGGCCGCCTGGTGTCGGCACCGAAGACGCAGTCGGTGAAGACCGAGCGGACTCCGCGCCCAGAGCGTGCAGCGGACGTCGCGGCCGAGGGCACGGACGAGGGCGGCACCCGTCGCCGTCGGCGTCGCCGCGGCGGTTCGACCCCGGTCGGTTCGACGTTCGCAGAAGGCGCTTCCGAGGCGCCGGCCGATGGCTCGCAGTCCGCACCGTCAGCCGATCGCAGCGCCGAGGGCGCCGGCACCCATGACGGCGCAGGCAAGGAGCATCACGACGGCAAGCCTGCACCGGCGCGTCGTCGCCGTCGTCGTCGTGGTGGCTCGGGCGGCACGGGAGCAGCTCCGGTCACCGGAGCCTGA
- a CDS encoding phosphotransferase, with protein sequence MGRSPFTLAAAVTAALPGAEVTGARALSADGDGRFDSAVATLADGRELAIRVADDDETSRELAAEALALRALTAGARAMLPFRAPEYIGETRLADAHALVTELLPGFQIEAAMVPAGRGAAESMGAAIAAVHALPTSVVRGAGLTTRSAQESRDELARLVDVAASTGRVPARLTVRWRDAIADDDLWRFESTVVLGGVQSTSFIFRDDPELGPEVTGLIGWHSLAVGDPAIDLSWLSTAPDAAEDVHSSYARAADRGPDAALEVRARLLAELEFARWLVHGDSLHRPDIVDDAAALLEALAEGLHSDDLGVIASRNEGVESALDALDRVPASAVPGVDTSMQTDAYNPNDLWHDDSDAQSTSDLSDTADAARRAQLGGLETEDLSGVRDQVSEDLGAERSTADDTRQAHASDRADGSDEGSPEDEAQRAARAALQRWKSSDSE encoded by the coding sequence ATGGGACGCTCTCCATTCACTCTAGCCGCGGCGGTGACTGCCGCACTGCCCGGCGCCGAGGTGACCGGGGCGCGCGCTCTCAGCGCCGACGGCGACGGACGTTTCGACTCCGCCGTCGCCACCCTCGCGGACGGACGCGAGCTCGCGATCCGCGTGGCCGACGACGATGAGACCTCGCGAGAGCTCGCCGCGGAGGCCCTCGCGCTGAGGGCCCTGACGGCCGGGGCGCGGGCGATGCTGCCCTTCAGAGCTCCCGAGTACATCGGCGAGACCCGACTCGCGGATGCACACGCACTCGTGACCGAGCTGCTGCCCGGATTCCAGATCGAAGCGGCGATGGTGCCAGCCGGGCGAGGCGCCGCCGAGTCGATGGGTGCGGCGATCGCCGCCGTGCACGCGCTTCCCACGTCGGTCGTGCGAGGCGCAGGGCTGACCACTCGGTCTGCGCAGGAGAGCCGCGACGAACTCGCTCGACTGGTCGACGTCGCCGCCTCGACCGGGCGCGTCCCCGCTCGACTCACGGTGAGGTGGCGCGACGCCATCGCCGACGACGACCTCTGGCGTTTCGAATCGACTGTCGTTCTGGGTGGAGTGCAGTCGACTTCGTTCATCTTCCGCGACGACCCGGAGCTCGGCCCCGAGGTCACCGGACTCATCGGATGGCATTCGCTGGCCGTGGGCGACCCTGCGATCGATCTGTCATGGCTCTCGACCGCCCCTGACGCGGCAGAAGACGTGCACTCCTCGTACGCGCGCGCCGCCGATCGCGGCCCGGACGCCGCACTCGAGGTGCGCGCTCGGCTGCTCGCCGAGCTCGAGTTCGCCCGCTGGCTGGTGCACGGCGACTCGCTGCACCGGCCCGACATCGTCGACGATGCTGCGGCTCTTCTCGAAGCTCTCGCCGAGGGACTGCACAGCGACGACCTCGGCGTGATCGCGTCGCGAAACGAGGGCGTCGAGTCTGCTCTGGATGCGCTCGACAGGGTGCCGGCGAGCGCCGTACCAGGCGTCGACACATCGATGCAGACCGACGCATACAACCCGAACGACCTCTGGCACGACGACAGCGACGCCCAGAGCACGAGCGATCTCAGCGACACTGCGGATGCCGCCCGTCGAGCCCAGCTGGGTGGTCTCGAGACCGAGGACCTGTCCGGGGTGCGCGATCAGGTCTCGGAAGATCTCGGTGCCGAGCGGAGCACTGCTGACGACACCCGTCAGGCCCACGCGTCCGACAGGGCCGATGGCTCCGACGAGGGTTCGCCTGAGGATGAAGCTCAGCGAGCCGCGCGGGCAGCGCTCCAGCGCTGGAAGAGCTCCGACTCGGAGTAG
- a CDS encoding ATP-dependent helicase, whose product MTEDAAQNAVIGADASASGVIIGAPGTGKTRTLTERVVHLLDTVGMRPEQLLVLTPSRQAATALRDRIGVRIGQATPGPLARSLGSFAFQIVRGAMVRAGAEPPALLTGADQDRLIAELLAGDAEDERIEWPQALSPAVRASKGFRSELRAFLAECVELGAQPDELRAADDAAWSAVADFLIEYRAVLDLARASHRDAADLLAEARTILRTAESAALGPLADLRVVLIDDAQELTRGGIAVVEALRARGTAVLAFGDPDISSGAFRGASPELFAQLAAALGEVHVLDRPHRQVPDLTSLTRTVTQAIGASGRVDHRRAPEPLEARAPGAPTDVSTFVAPSPHEELDRIAGVMRGWHLTDDVPWDRIAVIAHDTRQVTQLESELAAREIPTRAAGVQRPLGSEPIVRDIVGIVRLALTPPDDRTPQDWEEALRTPFGGMDAIGLRRLRARLRHIELDLGGSTPARELLRQALASPDHFTLIDAQESRLAARFASTVAEVAAAAAAGETIHDLLWRVWDQSRAVDGRKLQVAWREMSLQPSGAETARALDALVSLFGAAKRFVERTPNEKPEVFVRDILDSEVPEDSLSSPDRPGRVTLLTPATALGTEFDAVVVAGVQDGIWPNVRLRGGMLQTWRLADALLAARTGTAENPPETLDRRRAALHDELRLFVRAISRSRRRLLITAVDDDDLTPSPFFGFLPPPDPPELHASAEHPLTLRGLVARHRRVLTTTASPVARDHASAQLAVLAREGVPGADPSEWYGVTPPTTDAPLHDLAVDAARVSPSRMESFEECELNWAVSALGGDTVMPPSAGIGTIIHEAMEQVPEGELDRLRDVLAEHWPELDFETAWIGRKERRRADLYIDRLHSYLSDVAEEGGRVIAGEVEFRFAVEVPEEIGTPPTVRAAPTEPDPHPHHAIVHGFIDRVEAYTAGGGEHAKARGQRWTRMTDAQGGERVVVVDLKTGKYEPESEQKVADHAQLAAYQVAVQEGLIAGADPAALAGARLVLVAKTLAGSDFRVAHQHTLAGEERVQFLGRIAEAARGMSASSFTAHVEAHCADTQWRVQPCRIHTVAAVSA is encoded by the coding sequence ATGACAGAGGATGCCGCGCAGAACGCCGTGATCGGCGCAGACGCGTCGGCATCCGGCGTCATCATCGGGGCGCCGGGCACCGGCAAGACCCGCACGCTCACCGAGCGCGTGGTGCATCTGCTCGACACCGTCGGGATGCGTCCGGAGCAGCTCCTCGTCCTCACACCGAGCAGGCAGGCGGCCACCGCGTTGCGCGACCGCATCGGCGTCAGGATCGGTCAGGCCACTCCCGGCCCGTTGGCGCGGTCGCTCGGGTCGTTCGCCTTCCAGATCGTGCGCGGAGCGATGGTGCGCGCAGGAGCAGAGCCGCCGGCCCTGCTGACAGGGGCAGACCAGGACCGACTGATCGCCGAGCTGCTCGCGGGCGATGCGGAAGACGAGCGCATCGAGTGGCCGCAGGCGCTGAGCCCCGCGGTCCGCGCATCGAAGGGCTTCCGTTCCGAGCTCCGTGCGTTTCTCGCCGAGTGCGTCGAGCTCGGCGCACAGCCTGACGAGCTGCGCGCGGCCGACGATGCCGCGTGGTCGGCCGTCGCCGACTTCCTCATCGAGTACCGCGCGGTGCTCGATCTGGCGCGGGCATCCCACCGAGACGCCGCAGACCTGCTCGCCGAGGCGCGCACGATCCTGCGGACGGCAGAGTCGGCCGCGCTCGGCCCCCTCGCTGATCTCAGGGTGGTGCTGATAGACGACGCACAGGAGCTCACACGCGGCGGTATCGCGGTGGTCGAGGCGCTGCGTGCGCGAGGTACGGCGGTGCTCGCGTTCGGCGATCCCGACATCTCGTCGGGAGCGTTCCGCGGAGCGAGCCCGGAGCTCTTCGCTCAGCTCGCGGCCGCGCTCGGCGAGGTGCATGTCCTCGACCGGCCCCACCGGCAGGTGCCCGATCTCACCTCCCTCACCCGCACCGTCACGCAGGCGATCGGGGCGTCAGGTCGCGTCGACCACCGGCGCGCCCCCGAACCGCTCGAGGCCCGGGCGCCGGGCGCCCCCACCGACGTCAGCACCTTCGTCGCGCCGTCGCCGCACGAAGAACTCGACCGCATCGCCGGTGTCATGCGCGGATGGCACCTCACCGACGATGTTCCCTGGGATCGCATCGCCGTGATCGCTCACGACACCCGCCAGGTGACACAGCTCGAGTCCGAGCTCGCGGCACGCGAGATCCCGACGAGGGCCGCGGGTGTGCAGCGCCCCCTCGGCTCCGAGCCGATCGTGCGCGACATCGTCGGCATCGTGCGCCTGGCCCTCACTCCGCCTGACGACCGGACCCCCCAGGACTGGGAGGAGGCCCTCCGCACTCCGTTCGGAGGCATGGACGCGATCGGTCTCCGGCGCCTTCGCGCACGTCTGCGTCATATCGAGCTCGACCTCGGCGGCTCCACGCCGGCTCGGGAACTGCTGCGTCAGGCACTGGCATCGCCTGATCACTTCACTCTCATCGACGCGCAGGAATCCCGCCTGGCGGCACGCTTCGCCTCGACGGTCGCCGAGGTGGCCGCCGCGGCGGCCGCAGGCGAGACGATCCACGATCTCCTGTGGAGGGTCTGGGATCAGTCCAGGGCAGTCGACGGACGCAAGCTCCAGGTCGCGTGGCGCGAGATGTCGCTGCAGCCGAGCGGTGCGGAGACCGCGAGAGCCCTCGACGCTCTCGTGTCGTTGTTCGGTGCGGCGAAGCGGTTCGTCGAGCGCACCCCGAACGAGAAGCCGGAGGTGTTCGTGCGTGACATCCTCGACAGTGAGGTGCCCGAAGACTCCCTCTCGAGTCCCGATCGGCCGGGTCGGGTGACCCTGCTCACGCCGGCGACCGCGCTCGGCACCGAGTTCGACGCCGTCGTGGTGGCCGGAGTGCAGGACGGCATCTGGCCCAACGTGCGACTGCGCGGTGGGATGCTGCAGACCTGGCGTCTCGCAGATGCGTTGCTCGCCGCCCGCACCGGCACGGCCGAGAACCCGCCCGAGACGCTCGACCGCCGGCGCGCGGCCCTCCACGATGAGCTGCGTCTCTTCGTTCGCGCGATCTCCCGCTCCCGTCGCAGACTCCTGATCACCGCGGTTGACGACGACGACCTGACGCCCAGCCCGTTCTTCGGATTCCTCCCACCCCCCGATCCACCGGAGCTGCATGCCTCGGCGGAGCATCCGCTCACTCTGAGGGGCCTCGTCGCGCGGCATCGCCGGGTGCTGACGACCACGGCTTCTCCTGTCGCGAGAGACCACGCGTCAGCCCAGCTGGCGGTACTCGCGAGGGAGGGAGTGCCGGGCGCCGATCCATCCGAGTGGTACGGCGTGACTCCGCCGACGACCGACGCCCCGCTGCACGACCTCGCGGTCGACGCGGCCCGAGTGTCGCCGTCGCGCATGGAGTCCTTCGAGGAATGCGAGCTGAACTGGGCGGTCTCCGCGCTCGGGGGTGACACCGTGATGCCGCCGTCGGCGGGGATCGGCACGATCATCCACGAAGCGATGGAGCAGGTGCCGGAGGGAGAACTCGATCGCCTGCGTGACGTTCTCGCCGAGCACTGGCCCGAGCTCGATTTCGAGACCGCCTGGATCGGCAGGAAGGAGCGCCGCCGGGCCGACCTGTACATCGATCGACTGCACAGTTATCTTTCGGACGTCGCCGAGGAGGGCGGTCGCGTGATCGCGGGCGAGGTCGAGTTCCGGTTCGCGGTCGAGGTCCCCGAGGAGATCGGAACTCCGCCGACCGTCCGCGCGGCGCCCACCGAGCCTGACCCCCACCCGCACCACGCGATCGTCCACGGTTTCATCGACAGGGTCGAGGCGTACACCGCCGGGGGCGGCGAGCACGCGAAGGCCCGAGGGCAGAGATGGACGCGGATGACCGATGCGCAGGGAGGAGAGCGAGTCGTGGTCGTCGACCTGAAGACGGGCAAGTACGAGCCGGAGAGCGAGCAGAAGGTGGCGGACCACGCGCAGCTCGCCGCATACCAGGTGGCGGTGCAGGAGGGTCTCATCGCAGGAGCGGATCCGGCGGCGCTCGCCGGTGCACGGCTCGTCCTGGTCGCCAAGACCCTGGCAGGGAGCGACTTTCGCGTCGCGCACCAGCACACTCTCGCCGGTGAAGAGCGGGTGCAGTTCCTCGGACGCATCGCCGAGGCCGCTCGAGGCATGTCTGCCTCGAGCTTCACCGCCCACGTCGAGGCGCACTGCGCAGACACCCAGTGGCGCGTCCAGCCGTGCCGTATCCACACCGTCGCCGCGGTGAGCGCGTGA
- a CDS encoding ATP-dependent DNA helicase, translating to MTAWTGAGNGISALDVAAALGLPAPTEAQQRVIESPPAPALVVAGAGSGKTETMAGRVVWLVANGHVRRDQILGLTFTRKAAGELAERIGIRLALIDEYGRRGLLPHLPEIVASHALDRVSKAANSRQREVVRSQVLDELAERFGTAGDSTPPSAEDLLIRPKVSTYNAFADGIVREHAARIGRESDVAMLSQAASWMLVRDVVLRADLPELEEIDRSVAGVVDAVQRLAGDSLDHRVDLDRADRIALRQAEAFAPYLSNADIATAAANLRALPALSVLVRDYIAEKERRGVLDFADQVSGAYDIVESSPDVRDDLRQQHQVVLLDEYQDTSVIQTQFLARLFRDSAVMAVGDPHQSIYGWRGASADNLHAFARTFSEHETVGNYSLMTSWRNDRSILGVANRILGPLRRPGLDVPPLEARPGAGAGAVEVGFPLTVDEEARAVAEWFAARRAAHDDPAKPHTGAVLFRSKRHMQTFAAALAAQGIPHRILGLGGLLATPEVVDVVSTLRVLHDPTAGSALIRLLVGPRFSVGVADMAALQELAAELSRRDSGLLPLDDELRKRIRASRGADEALSIIDAVDVLRGLSDDYRLLSGITPEGRSRIRAAGEMLERLRRASSLPLPDLLRLIELELRLDIELAANETRGPARIAATQLRAFTDEVRSFLAADERGTISSLLAWLEKAESTDELVPRPEPPEPGVVQLLTIHGSKGLEWDAVAVVRMVEGELPSRPTDTSGWFGFGVLPFALRGDSAALPTFSWIPPSDEELDPAKRLKAGIASLTSRSKTAPGAITVFKDAYREYQQEEERRLAYVAVTRARSHLLLTGAHWAGQKQPKAPSPYLIEAMEVLGRGQIEPVDPDENPYDGPGATLTWPLDPLGARRGVVESAAAAVRAAAESDPVASPELVRLLAERAARLRGADAPPPTRVPASRFKDYVTDFRGTVSSIVRPMPERPYRQTRLGTLFHAWVERRSEIVGAGQRVDEALWEVDADDLSFGEAVGAAEVSSADAADLSTLQEIFEASEWGSLRPIAVEIEIDFALGGGALPGDDGHIVICKLDAVYRREDRGGRIEIVDWKTGKAPRTPQEREERMLQLALYRLAYHRRFGVPLEEIDVALYYVADDLVIRGDRVYSESELFQRWSAARAAR from the coding sequence GTGACGGCGTGGACCGGAGCGGGGAACGGGATCTCTGCACTGGACGTCGCCGCCGCGCTCGGCCTTCCGGCGCCCACCGAGGCGCAGCAGCGGGTGATCGAGTCGCCACCCGCACCGGCTCTCGTCGTCGCGGGAGCGGGCAGTGGCAAGACCGAGACGATGGCCGGTCGCGTCGTCTGGCTCGTTGCGAACGGGCACGTGCGTCGCGATCAGATTCTCGGGTTGACCTTCACGCGCAAAGCCGCGGGTGAGCTCGCGGAGCGGATCGGCATCCGGCTGGCGCTCATCGACGAATACGGACGAAGGGGGCTGCTGCCGCACCTGCCAGAGATCGTCGCGAGCCACGCGCTCGATCGCGTGTCGAAGGCCGCGAACAGCCGTCAGCGCGAGGTCGTCAGATCACAGGTGCTCGACGAACTCGCGGAGCGTTTCGGGACCGCGGGCGACTCGACCCCGCCATCGGCCGAAGATCTGCTGATCCGCCCGAAGGTATCGACGTACAACGCGTTCGCAGACGGCATCGTGCGAGAGCACGCAGCGCGCATCGGCCGCGAGTCCGACGTCGCCATGCTCAGCCAGGCGGCGTCTTGGATGCTGGTGCGCGACGTCGTGCTGCGCGCCGATCTGCCAGAGCTCGAGGAGATAGACCGATCGGTGGCGGGGGTGGTCGACGCGGTCCAGCGACTGGCCGGCGACTCGCTCGACCACCGGGTCGATCTCGACCGCGCGGATCGGATCGCGCTGCGTCAGGCCGAGGCTTTCGCTCCGTACCTGAGCAATGCGGATATCGCGACCGCGGCGGCGAACCTGCGTGCCCTTCCCGCCCTGTCGGTTCTGGTGCGCGACTACATCGCCGAGAAGGAGCGCCGCGGTGTGCTGGACTTCGCCGACCAGGTGAGCGGTGCCTACGACATCGTGGAGTCGTCGCCCGATGTGCGCGACGACCTGCGACAGCAGCATCAGGTCGTGCTGCTGGATGAGTACCAGGACACCTCTGTGATCCAGACGCAGTTCCTCGCGCGGCTCTTCCGTGACTCCGCCGTGATGGCGGTGGGGGATCCCCACCAGTCGATCTACGGCTGGCGCGGCGCCAGCGCAGACAACCTGCACGCGTTCGCACGGACCTTCTCCGAGCATGAGACGGTCGGGAACTACAGTCTGATGACGAGCTGGCGCAACGACCGGAGCATCCTCGGTGTCGCCAACCGCATCCTCGGTCCTCTGCGCAGACCTGGGTTGGACGTGCCACCCCTCGAGGCTCGTCCGGGTGCGGGCGCCGGGGCGGTCGAGGTGGGCTTCCCGCTCACGGTCGACGAGGAGGCGCGCGCGGTCGCCGAGTGGTTCGCTGCGCGTCGCGCGGCACACGACGACCCCGCGAAGCCGCACACCGGCGCCGTGCTGTTCCGATCGAAGCGCCATATGCAGACCTTCGCGGCAGCCCTTGCCGCGCAGGGCATTCCCCACCGCATCCTCGGCCTCGGTGGTCTCCTGGCCACGCCCGAGGTGGTCGATGTCGTCTCGACGCTGCGGGTACTGCACGATCCCACCGCCGGCTCTGCTCTGATCCGACTCCTCGTCGGCCCTCGATTCTCGGTCGGGGTCGCCGATATGGCCGCCCTGCAGGAGCTTGCGGCGGAGCTCTCCCGGCGGGACAGCGGGCTGCTGCCCCTGGACGACGAACTTCGAAAGCGCATCCGCGCGTCGCGCGGAGCTGACGAGGCGCTGTCGATCATCGACGCCGTCGATGTGCTCCGAGGCCTCAGCGACGACTACCGCCTTCTGTCGGGCATCACGCCAGAGGGGCGCTCTCGCATACGCGCGGCGGGGGAGATGCTCGAACGTCTCCGTCGAGCCTCCTCGCTGCCGCTTCCCGACCTGCTGAGGCTCATCGAGCTCGAGCTGCGGCTGGACATCGAGCTCGCTGCGAACGAGACGAGGGGGCCGGCCCGCATCGCGGCCACCCAGCTGCGTGCGTTCACCGACGAGGTCCGCTCGTTCCTCGCCGCTGACGAGCGCGGGACCATCTCGAGCCTCCTCGCCTGGCTCGAGAAGGCCGAGAGCACAGACGAGCTGGTGCCGCGCCCGGAGCCGCCGGAGCCGGGCGTGGTTCAGCTTCTGACCATCCATGGTTCCAAGGGGCTGGAATGGGATGCGGTCGCCGTGGTGCGCATGGTCGAGGGTGAACTGCCGTCGCGCCCGACGGACACCTCGGGCTGGTTCGGCTTCGGGGTGCTGCCGTTCGCCCTGCGCGGCGACAGTGCGGCGCTGCCGACGTTCAGCTGGATTCCTCCCTCTGACGAGGAGCTCGATCCTGCCAAGAGGCTGAAGGCCGGGATCGCGTCGCTGACGAGCAGGAGCAAGACGGCACCGGGTGCGATCACCGTGTTCAAGGACGCGTATCGCGAGTACCAGCAGGAAGAGGAGCGTCGACTCGCCTACGTCGCCGTCACCAGGGCACGCAGCCACCTGCTCCTGACCGGAGCGCACTGGGCGGGGCAGAAGCAGCCGAAGGCGCCGAGCCCCTATCTGATCGAGGCGATGGAGGTGCTCGGGCGAGGGCAGATCGAGCCCGTGGATCCTGATGAGAACCCCTACGACGGTCCGGGTGCAACGCTTACCTGGCCACTCGACCCGCTCGGAGCTCGGCGGGGCGTCGTAGAGTCCGCGGCCGCAGCCGTGCGCGCTGCAGCCGAGAGCGACCCGGTGGCCTCCCCGGAGCTGGTCCGTCTGCTCGCGGAGCGCGCTGCGCGACTTCGCGGCGCCGATGCGCCGCCGCCGACTCGCGTGCCCGCCTCTCGCTTCAAGGACTACGTCACCGACTTCCGCGGCACGGTGTCGTCGATCGTCCGCCCTATGCCGGAGCGGCCCTATCGGCAGACTCGCCTCGGCACGCTGTTCCATGCATGGGTCGAGCGACGCAGTGAGATCGTCGGCGCCGGTCAGCGTGTCGACGAGGCACTCTGGGAGGTTGACGCAGACGACCTCTCCTTCGGTGAGGCCGTCGGCGCTGCGGAGGTCTCATCTGCCGATGCCGCCGACCTCTCGACGCTCCAGGAGATCTTCGAGGCCAGCGAATGGGGATCCCTCAGACCCATCGCGGTCGAGATCGAGATCGACTTCGCGCTGGGCGGCGGGGCGCTGCCGGGCGACGACGGACATATCGTCATCTGCAAGCTCGACGCGGTCTACCGTCGCGAGGATCGGGGTGGGCGTATCGAGATCGTCGACTGGAAGACGGGCAAGGCTCCGCGCACACCGCAGGAGCGGGAAGAGCGGATGCTGCAGCTCGCGCTGTACCGCCTCGCCTATCATCGCCGATTCGGAGTGCCGCTCGAAGAGATCGACGTCGCGCTCTACTACGTCGCAGACGACCTCGTCATCCGCGGTGACCGGGTCTACTCCGAGTCGGAGCTCTTCCAGCGCTGGAGCGCTGCCCGCGCGGCTCGCTGA